AAAAGCCCAAGCATTATCTCGCTATCCACCAGGTTTTTTGCACAACCCAGGCTGATTAATCCAACCCGGTAAGACATGAAGTTCTCCCTTTCGCATTGTCCAAAAGGCGCTAAAACCTCCCGGCATTATTTTTGCACAGTAAATTCTTTTTCGATTACTTCGTTCTTCTTACCTAAAAAACCGATTATACGGCCGTTGACCGTGACCTTGACCGCCCCGGCGTTGCCAAGCTTTATTTTTATCCGTTCGCTTGCCTTAAAACTTATAGAATTTCCGGCAACAATAGTGCCTGTAAATTTAGTTACGCCATCCGAAACAACCCGCATCCAGCAGTTGCCGCCTGTTACGGCCAAGACAACGTTAAGTTCCTTTTGATTTACCGCAGCTGTTTTTTCCTGCCGGGTATTTTCCTTAGGGCTTTCAATTTTATCAGCGGGCTTGACAGTTTCCCGGCCGGAACCGTTTGATTTAACAATATTGGTATAACCAGCCCAAACCAAATAACCGGCTAAAATTATTATTACAGCAAATGCTATACAATAGGCTGCTTTTTTAAACTTTTTTGCAGATAAGGATTCTTTGGGCGGAAAATGAAAATCTGCCGGGGCATGCTCTTCCGACAGGTCATTTATTTCAACCGGGCTTTGTTTTTCAAATTCCAACAGAAGTTCCCCGGCATCTAAATCCAAAAGCCGCGCATAACTCCGTAAAAAGCCCCTGGTATAAACACCCCCGGGAAGAACGTCAAAAGAATTGTCTTCAATAGCTTTGATGTACCTTAAGCTAATCTTTGTTTGTCGCGCGACATCTTCCAACGACAAACCGCGGGCTTCCCTGGCCTTTCGAAAGGTTTCCCCGGTTTCCAATAGGCCCACCCCTAACTGAAGGTCTGCGGTATTATCGTATTCCTTAAACCTGGAATAGTCAAACAATTTTTACTGTTTATGAAACGTTTCCTGATATTGATCGAGGGTCATCAGAACCACCCTGGGCTTGTTCCCCTCCGAACCGCCCACGATTCCCCTTCTTTCCATGATATCGATCAAGCGCGCCGCTCTTGTGTAACCTATACGCAGGCGCCTCTGTAAAAGTGAGACGGAACCGTGGCCGGCTTCAATCAAGAATTCCACCGCACGGGGTAAAAGCTCATCTTCGAATTCCTGGGAATTCTCCTTTGAGTTCGTTTCCCCGATCAGACGTCCCTCGTAATTGGGACAGGCCTGCTTTTTCAGAAAGGAAACCAGCGATTCCACTTCCTGATCGGAGAGAAAGGCGCCCTGCAAACGGACGGGTTTTGCCGCCCCGACAGGGTAAAAGAGCATGTCCCCCCTTCCCAGCAGCTTTTCGGCGCCTGCCATATCCAGAATCGTCCTGGAATCAATTTGCGAAGAAACCGCAAATGAGATACGTGACGGAATATTCGCTTTGATCATACCGGTGATCACATCCACCGAAGGGCGCTGCGTCGCGACCACAAGGTGGATTCCCGCCGCCCTGGCCATCTGGGCGAGGCGGCAGATGGCGTCTTCAACATCTGCCGGGGCGATCATCATTAAATCAGCCAGTTCGTCGATAATGACCACCAAAAAGGGTATTGTCTTCCTTTCTTCCTCCTGTCCGTCCCTGGATTCGAAGCTGTAAGGGAGGTTATTATACCGGTTGATGTCCCTCACCCCGGCAGAAGCGAACAGCTCATACCTTCGCTCCATCTCTTTGACTGCCCAACGCAGGGAAGTAGCAGCTTTGCGCGGCTCCGTAACAACCGGAGAAACGAGGTGGGGTATACCGTCGTAAGTACTCAGTTCAACCATTTTAGGGTCAATAATCAGGAACTTGACCTTATCGGGCGGAGCTTTAAACAAAATGCTGGCAATCAATATATTCAAGCAGACACTTTTCCCCGAACCCGTAGCCCCCGCAATTAAAAGATGGGGCATCTGAGCCAGGTCGGCGACGATGGGGTTGCCTGCAATATCCTTGCCCAGGGCTACCGTCAGACAGGAAGCCGATTTTTGGAACTCATCGGTTTCCAGCAGTTCTCGCAATGGAACCATGGAAATTTCCCGGTTGGGCACTTCTATTCCAACCGCCGCTTTGCCCGGAATCGGGGCTTCGATGCGTACATCGGGAGCAGCCATACACAAGGCGATATCGTCGGAAAGGCTTACAATCCTGCTTACCTTGACACCTGCAGGCGGCTGTATTTCGTAGCGAGTTATCGTCGGCCCTCTGGATACCTGGGTTACTCTCGCCTTTACACCAAAACTCTGCAGGGTTTCTTCCAGCGTACGGATACTTTCCGTGATATCCTTGCTTACCCGCCTGACTTTCGGGCGAACCTGCCTGGCCAGAATATTTAAAGTAGGCAGCTGATAAGATATGTTCTCGGTTGTCGCCAGGGGTTCCAACTCACCAGGCAGAAAAACGGCCGGCAAACCTTCATCACCGTACTGGTTCCTGTTCTCGTTATAGTAAGTAATCACCGGGGCTCTGACATCTTTCGCAAAGGCTGGCGCGGGATTGTCTTTTTTCCCGCCTGCATTCCCCTCTTCGTCGAATTCTTCCGCTTCAATTCCACTCTGATCAATGATTACCGGGGGAGAGGGGGGAATATCAGGGATTTCAATTTCTTCTTCAGTAAAAAGAAAATTCAGGAAGAACTGCTTGAAACGCGCATAGAGTATGCTAAAACGGATGACTGACCTTTTGATAAGCATGTTGAGACTTATATTGACGCTGAGCAGTATACCGACTAGTGCAAGTGTGAATAAAACAACATAAGTCCCCGTCAGGCCGAATGAACGCTTTAACACGAAGCTGCAAATCGCCCCTATAATCCCCCCGCCTTTCCCCTTCAGACCCGCATCCAGGGCGTGCGAAGGCGGGATCATCAGATGAATGATTGTTAAAACCACTATAAAAATTAAAAGCCCGCCATAGAAGCGAGGAATTACTTTTAGCTGGCTTTTCAATAAGAGCAGGCGAAGTCCGAAAAAGACCAGCAGTACGGGAAAAACATAGCGCCCCTCACCGGTTATCCCGCGCAAAATACGCTCGACCAACCTGCTGACCAGCCCTACGGAGGGATTAAACAGGCTGATTAAGCAGAGAACAGCCACGGTGAGAAAAATTATCCCCATTATTTCGTACTTTTGCTGTTCCTTGGCCTGCCTGGAAATTGCCAAAAAAATCAACCCCTAGCAGTTATATACTACATGCGATAACAGATTCCTGCATTTATACTATATTTTACCAGTTAGGATTCTATTACCTTATTTCATACTGCACGGGATTGTTTGTTGCATTAGGAAGCTCAACTGTCTACGTGCTCATGTTTACCTCAGGCCGCCGTTGTCACGGTTCGCTCAGGTGCTCCGTACCGGCAACGCCAACGGTTCGCTTCGGACAGAACCAGGCGGCGCTGCAAAGGCGGCATGGCAGGCGCGAGATACACCGAGCATTAAATCCCCGGCATCACAAAGTCTTTTCAAGAAACCTTGAGTGCGCCGCTGGTTTCGCACCGCGGTTTAAGTAACCGAAGCTTCACCGGTCGCTGCAGCGGCACTCCGCAATATTGCTCACCTGTGAACAACGACGACCTTTAACCCCCCGGCTAAGGTTTTAACTCGGCGCTAATGCGCCTCAAACACTTTCCTCGCTTATCCTCGGGTTATCTCGTTCTTTGGATGAAGGCTCAAAATCGCACTTAAGGCATTGACCTTCCTTTAAGCCTGTTTTTGGAGCATGAATATTTATCCTCTTAATGCAAACGCTATTACGGCAGCCCCCAGCAGCAGGCGGTAGACGATAAAAATGCCAAAGTTGTGACGGACAAGATAATCCAGCAGGAACTTGATTGATAAAAAGCCGACTACCGCAGAGACAACCATGCCTGTAAAAAACGGCACATTAAGGTCTCCGGGTGTGATTTTGGAAAACTGGGCAACCCCGGCGCCGAGAACAATCGGAGTAGAAAGTAAAAAGGAGAAGCGGGCTGATTCACTTCTTTTAAGTCCCAGAAGAAGGCCTGCCGTCATCGTAATCCCTGCCCTGGAAACACCGGGTATAATTGCCAGCGCCTGGGATACACCAATCAAAAGGCCTCCTCCAAAGCCCATCTGTTCAAGTCTTTTCCTTTTTGAAGAGCAGGAATCAACAACAAACAGAACAATTCCCATCGCGATAAGCATAAACCCAATTAACAAAGGTGTCCGGAAAACAGTTTCCGCCTGCTTTTCAAGGAAGTATCCAAACAGGGCGCCGGGTACTGTGGCTGCAACCAGGGTCCAGAAAAGCCGCCCCTGACTTGCTGAAGGCCGTCTGAAACCATCCTTGATCAGGATAAGCCAGTCCTTCCAGAAAAACGCCACCAGGGCCACCAGCGTACCGACATGCAGGGCTACGTCAAAAGTAAGCCCGGGGTCAGGCCAGCCAAAAAACCAGGGGACCAGTACCAGGTGAGCTGAGCTGGAAATGGGCAGAAACTCCCCCAACCCCTGCACAACGCCTAAAATAACCGCTTCTACAAACGACAACCGAACCACCCTTACTTTAACTTTTTTTCAATCGACCCATGGAAATTATAAGTAAAACAACATCCTGTCAATGATAACATAAAAAGCTAAGAAATTACTTTCTTTATGACGGCAATTTAAAGTCCATACAGTATACTCAGACCTGCCCTAAGGATCCGTAACAAAATAACTCATAACTGCTCTTGAGGGTGTATTGCGTAATTCCAATCACCATGGAACTCGGAGCGCTCCAAGCGCACAGTATTAAGTTCGGCATCGGACACCCGCACGCCGGTCGGGTACTCGTTGTTATCGTGTAAATAGGGGTCAGGCTTGATTTATTTTGATAATTGACTTATTAAGGAGGCTGATTTTTTTCTGCTCTATCTTGGAATTATTCTCTAATAGCTCAGTTTTCATAATTCGCGGCGCCGCTGGCAGCATGTTAAACTACTCTGAAAATTAACTTACATAAGGGAGATCAACTGCCTATGTGCCCATGTTCACCTCTTTTAAAAAACTCAAGGTGTATTTTTGGTTATATTTAAACATACTAAAAAAACAATTTGACTGCAAGGAGAAGAACAGATGCCCGAAGAAAACCCCGGCAACGGCAAGAATGATTTTCCCTACCCGCCAGATTTTGAACCGGATCACGGCTGTGACCCGTATGACCCGAACGCCCCCGTACCGCAGGATCCCCAACCGGAAAAGCAGAACCAGTCAAGCATGCAAAATTTGAAGGAGATGGGGACCAATACTTTACCGGATGGCAAAAGCAATATTCACTGCCTGACCATCATCGGCCAGATCGAAGGGCACCTTGTTCTGCCTCCCCAGAACAAAACCACCAAGTATGAGCATATCATCCCCCAACTGGTTGCCCTGGAGGAAAGCAGCGACATTGAAGGCGTGCTGGTGGTCCTTAACACAGTAGGCGGCGATGTAGAAGCCGG
The nucleotide sequence above comes from Desulfotomaculum sp.. Encoded proteins:
- a CDS encoding cell division protein FtsK → MAISRQAKEQQKYEIMGIIFLTVAVLCLISLFNPSVGLVSRLVERILRGITGEGRYVFPVLLVFFGLRLLLLKSQLKVIPRFYGGLLIFIVVLTIIHLMIPPSHALDAGLKGKGGGIIGAICSFVLKRSFGLTGTYVVLFTLALVGILLSVNISLNMLIKRSVIRFSILYARFKQFFLNFLFTEEEIEIPDIPPSPPVIIDQSGIEAEEFDEEGNAGGKKDNPAPAFAKDVRAPVITYYNENRNQYGDEGLPAVFLPGELEPLATTENISYQLPTLNILARQVRPKVRRVSKDITESIRTLEETLQSFGVKARVTQVSRGPTITRYEIQPPAGVKVSRIVSLSDDIALCMAAPDVRIEAPIPGKAAVGIEVPNREISMVPLRELLETDEFQKSASCLTVALGKDIAGNPIVADLAQMPHLLIAGATGSGKSVCLNILIASILFKAPPDKVKFLIIDPKMVELSTYDGIPHLVSPVVTEPRKAATSLRWAVKEMERRYELFASAGVRDINRYNNLPYSFESRDGQEEERKTIPFLVVIIDELADLMMIAPADVEDAICRLAQMARAAGIHLVVATQRPSVDVITGMIKANIPSRISFAVSSQIDSRTILDMAGAEKLLGRGDMLFYPVGAAKPVRLQGAFLSDQEVESLVSFLKKQACPNYEGRLIGETNSKENSQEFEDELLPRAVEFLIEAGHGSVSLLQRRLRIGYTRAARLIDIMERRGIVGGSEGNKPRVVLMTLDQYQETFHKQ
- a CDS encoding UDP-diphosphatase — its product is MSFVEAVILGVVQGLGEFLPISSSAHLVLVPWFFGWPDPGLTFDVALHVGTLVALVAFFWKDWLILIKDGFRRPSASQGRLFWTLVAATVPGALFGYFLEKQAETVFRTPLLIGFMLIAMGIVLFVVDSCSSKRKRLEQMGFGGGLLIGVSQALAIIPGVSRAGITMTAGLLLGLKRSESARFSFLLSTPIVLGAGVAQFSKITPGDLNVPFFTGMVVSAVVGFLSIKFLLDYLVRHNFGIFIVYRLLLGAAVIAFALRG